A genomic stretch from Microtus pennsylvanicus isolate mMicPen1 chromosome 11, mMicPen1.hap1, whole genome shotgun sequence includes:
- the Shroom1 gene encoding protein Shroom1 isoform X2, protein MEALGTGSGRTSPASATGSLDLRRLSTRADSAYSSFSAASGGPETHTPSPCTEILPYLDWDYVRVVWGSRSPTPRDAVLPTTQRPEPVVTGHSDPRPPEVQGSPGSLNRQDTPLLYALAAEAEAGALTAEPPSPPASRAAYRQRLQGAQRRVLRETSFQRKELRMSLPGRLRPAITTRPPTVHSRSASSSHEAGEAELARTAVRPLGVPGRGRLASQQRMCCFSEPGKLNRVGWSGGPTGEGLREACSTQELQRGAHAKSKRLLQETQSLSSVELDSPSVNLRSACRPAGRSQSISGEVMGRRTGSERTLATVQAVPQRTETPRPLLQIKFSRFLTQKEAAVVRPAEILQSSPADSGQGVPETISVSTPHPSLPDDDVFLKEAETPSPQESRAPQGLPTRDLHASDQRSENDLIKKAGQITASAENLFHKGPGITGAEDNCQGLNGSEGSSRPTSHSPPGTTNDVPTFDTTGLLTTGPSTATKNNPLKHPSVDVLQPLGSETSGLPHHTSLTWGQPGLKPTWPSRHFEELVQQLARLDPSLSDTFAAQPGPEPPLGLLDGLFPANAAAAEVLAAMRPACEDAGEETAGASEAGSCGSPFTQELLTAQEASRSENSNPHPVPDQSNDQGLPKPDSIQAKKVELAHLLQKMLQDLHTEQERLRGKAADWTQCHEDLEAAVSQACTPRELERFRQFMTDLERVLGLLLLLGSRLARVNLALARVGADSDPDERASLLQRLRLLQRQQEDAKELKEHVARREQALRQVLERELPAEHLRSYCVLLAAKARILSQQRSLDDRIRFLKEQLDTIWNDFSYYPLSPRLSWAPGICPLNKPLFPATPI, encoded by the exons ATGGAGGCCCTGGGTACTGGGAGCGGCCGCACCTCCCCGGCCTCAGCCACTGGAAGCCTGGACTTGCGACGGCTGTCCACGCGCGCCGACTCGGCCTACAGCTCTTTCTCCGCGGCATCTGGTGGTCCGGAGACGCACACACCATCTCCTTGCACCGAGATCCTCCCTTACCTAGACTGGGACTACGTGCGTGTGGTTTGGGGCAGCAGATCCCCTACCCCGCGGGACGCTGTCCTTCCAACTACCCAGCGGCCCGAGCCAGTAGTCACTGGGCACAGTGACCCGCGGCCCCCAGAGGTCCAAGGAAGCCCGGGATCCCTGAACAGACAGGACACCCCGCTGCTGTACGCGTTGGCAGCCGAGGCTGAGGCTGGTGCACTCACCGCTGAGCCGCCCAGCCCCCCAGCCTCACGAGCCGCCTACCGCCAGCGGCTGCAGGGTGCGCAGCGACGAGTGCTGCGGGAGACGTCCTTCCAGCGAAAGGAGCTCCGCATGAGCCTGCCTGGGCGTCTGCGGCCCGCGATCACCACGCGGCCACCCACGGTGCACTCGCGCTCTGCCTCTAGCAGCCACGAGGCAGGAGAAGCGGAGCTGGCGCGCACCGCGGTCCGACCGCTGGGTGTTCCTGGCCGGGGGCGTCTGGCCAGCCAGCAGCGGATGTGCTGTTTCTCAGAGCCAGGCAAACTGAATCGCGTGGGTTGGAGCGGTGGACCCACGGGTGAGGGCTTGAGAGAGGCTTGTTCCACCCAGGAGTTGCAGCGTGGGGCGCACGCTAAGTCCAAAAGGCTGCTGCAGGAGACTCAGTCCCTAAGCTCAGTGGAGCTGGACTCGCCGTCCGTGAATCTTCGCAGTGCCTGTAGGCCTGCGGGTCGCAGTCAGAGCATATCAGGCGAGGTCATGGGTCGCCGCACGGGTTCAGAAAGGACTCTGGCCACTGTCCAG GCTGTTCCTCAAAGGACGGAAACCCCCAGACCTTTACTTCAGATCAAGTTTTCCAG gttcttgACTCAGAAGGAGGCGGCAGTGGTGCGTCCTGCAGAGATCCTCCAGAGTAGCCCAGCTGACTCTGGTCAGGGGGTCCCCGAGACCATCTCGGTGTCTACTCCGCACCCCTCCCTCCCCGATGACGATGTGTTCCTGAAAGAAGCTGAGACACCATCACCTCAAGAATCTCGTGCCCCCCAGGGGCTCCCAACCAG GGATCTCCACGCCTCTGACCAGCGGTCTGAAAATGACCTAATTAAAAAAGCTGGCCAGATTACAGCCTCGGCAGAGAACCTCTTCCACAAGGGCCCAGGGATCACAGGAGCGGAAGACAATTGTCAAGGCCTGAACGGTTCTGAGGGTTCCTCCAGACCCACAAGCCATAGCCCTCCTGGGACTACAAATGACGTCCCAACCTTTGACACTACTGGACTGCTGACCACTGGTCCCTCTACAGCTACAAAGAACAATCCCCTCAAGCATCCCTCAGTCGATGTCCTGCAACCTTTAGGCTCTGAGACCTCAGGTCTCCCTCACCACACTTCCCTGacctggggccagcctggtcttaagCCGACCTGGCCCAGTCGGCATTTTGAGGAGCTGGTTCAGCAGCTAGCCAGACTGGATCCTTCTTTGAGTGACACTTTTGCTGCCCAGCCGGGTCCAGAGCCTCCTCTGGGTCTGCTGGATGGACTCTTTCCTGCCAACGCCGCCGCCGCCGAGGTCTTGGCTGCGATGAGGCCAGCCTGTGAGGACGCAGGAGAGGAGACCGCTGGAGCTTCGGAGGCAGG GTCCTGTGGAAGCCCCTTCACCCAGGAACTGCTGACTGCCCAGGAAGCATCAAGGTCGGAAAACTCTAACCCTCACCCTGTGCCTGACCAGTCAAATGACCAGGGACTCCCAAAACCAGACAGCATTCAGGCCAAGAAA GTGGAACTAGCCCACCTTCTCCAGAAGATGCTCCAGGATCTTCACACTGAGCAGGAGAGACTGCGGGGTAAGGCTGCAGACTGGACCCAATGTCACGAAGACCTGGAGGCTGCAGTGAGTCAAGCCTGTACACCCCGGGAGCTGGAGCGATTCCGTCAGTTCATGACTGATCTAGAGCGCGTGCTTGGTCTTCTGTTGCTGCTGGGCAGCCGCCTGGCCCGTGTGAACCTCGCCTTGGCCAGGGTGGGCGCAGACAGCGATCCTGATGAGAGG GCCTCGCTGCTGCAGCGACTGCGGCTTCTACAGCGACAGCAGGAGGACGCTAAGGAGCTGAAAGAGCACGTAGCGCGGCGGGAGCAAGCCCTTCGTCAGGTGTTGGAGCGGGAGCTGCCCGCAGAGCATCTGCGCTCCTATTGTGTGCTGCTGGCCGCCAAGGCCCGGATCCTATCCCAGCAGCGCAGCCTGGACGACCGAATCAGGTTCCTTAAGGAACAGCTGGACACCATCTGGAACGACTTCAGTTATTACCCCCTTTCTCCCAGACTGTCCTGGGCCCCAGGAATCTGTCCTCTGAATAAGCCACTTTTTCCTGCCACCCCTATCTAG
- the Shroom1 gene encoding protein Shroom1 isoform X1 → MEALGTGSGRTSPASATGSLDLRRLSTRADSAYSSFSAASGGPETHTPSPCTEILPYLDWDYVRVVWGSRSPTPRDAVLPTTQRPEPVVTGHSDPRPPEVQGSPGSLNRQDTPLLYALAAEAEAGALTAEPPSPPASRAAYRQRLQGAQRRVLRETSFQRKELRMSLPGRLRPAITTRPPTVHSRSASSSHEAGEAELARTAVRPLGVPGRGRLASQQRMCCFSEPGKLNRVGWSGGPTGEGLREACSTQELQRGAHAKSKRLLQETQSLSSVELDSPSVNLRSACRPAGRSQSISGEVMGRRTGSERTLATVQAVPQRTETPRPLLQIKFSRVPASRFLTQKEAAVVRPAEILQSSPADSGQGVPETISVSTPHPSLPDDDVFLKEAETPSPQESRAPQGLPTRDLHASDQRSENDLIKKAGQITASAENLFHKGPGITGAEDNCQGLNGSEGSSRPTSHSPPGTTNDVPTFDTTGLLTTGPSTATKNNPLKHPSVDVLQPLGSETSGLPHHTSLTWGQPGLKPTWPSRHFEELVQQLARLDPSLSDTFAAQPGPEPPLGLLDGLFPANAAAAEVLAAMRPACEDAGEETAGASEAGSCGSPFTQELLTAQEASRSENSNPHPVPDQSNDQGLPKPDSIQAKKVELAHLLQKMLQDLHTEQERLRGKAADWTQCHEDLEAAVSQACTPRELERFRQFMTDLERVLGLLLLLGSRLARVNLALARVGADSDPDERASLLQRLRLLQRQQEDAKELKEHVARREQALRQVLERELPAEHLRSYCVLLAAKARILSQQRSLDDRIRFLKEQLDTIWNDFSYYPLSPRLSWAPGICPLNKPLFPATPI, encoded by the exons ATGGAGGCCCTGGGTACTGGGAGCGGCCGCACCTCCCCGGCCTCAGCCACTGGAAGCCTGGACTTGCGACGGCTGTCCACGCGCGCCGACTCGGCCTACAGCTCTTTCTCCGCGGCATCTGGTGGTCCGGAGACGCACACACCATCTCCTTGCACCGAGATCCTCCCTTACCTAGACTGGGACTACGTGCGTGTGGTTTGGGGCAGCAGATCCCCTACCCCGCGGGACGCTGTCCTTCCAACTACCCAGCGGCCCGAGCCAGTAGTCACTGGGCACAGTGACCCGCGGCCCCCAGAGGTCCAAGGAAGCCCGGGATCCCTGAACAGACAGGACACCCCGCTGCTGTACGCGTTGGCAGCCGAGGCTGAGGCTGGTGCACTCACCGCTGAGCCGCCCAGCCCCCCAGCCTCACGAGCCGCCTACCGCCAGCGGCTGCAGGGTGCGCAGCGACGAGTGCTGCGGGAGACGTCCTTCCAGCGAAAGGAGCTCCGCATGAGCCTGCCTGGGCGTCTGCGGCCCGCGATCACCACGCGGCCACCCACGGTGCACTCGCGCTCTGCCTCTAGCAGCCACGAGGCAGGAGAAGCGGAGCTGGCGCGCACCGCGGTCCGACCGCTGGGTGTTCCTGGCCGGGGGCGTCTGGCCAGCCAGCAGCGGATGTGCTGTTTCTCAGAGCCAGGCAAACTGAATCGCGTGGGTTGGAGCGGTGGACCCACGGGTGAGGGCTTGAGAGAGGCTTGTTCCACCCAGGAGTTGCAGCGTGGGGCGCACGCTAAGTCCAAAAGGCTGCTGCAGGAGACTCAGTCCCTAAGCTCAGTGGAGCTGGACTCGCCGTCCGTGAATCTTCGCAGTGCCTGTAGGCCTGCGGGTCGCAGTCAGAGCATATCAGGCGAGGTCATGGGTCGCCGCACGGGTTCAGAAAGGACTCTGGCCACTGTCCAG GCTGTTCCTCAAAGGACGGAAACCCCCAGACCTTTACTTCAGATCAAGTTTTCCAG GGTccctgcctctaggttcttgACTCAGAAGGAGGCGGCAGTGGTGCGTCCTGCAGAGATCCTCCAGAGTAGCCCAGCTGACTCTGGTCAGGGGGTCCCCGAGACCATCTCGGTGTCTACTCCGCACCCCTCCCTCCCCGATGACGATGTGTTCCTGAAAGAAGCTGAGACACCATCACCTCAAGAATCTCGTGCCCCCCAGGGGCTCCCAACCAG GGATCTCCACGCCTCTGACCAGCGGTCTGAAAATGACCTAATTAAAAAAGCTGGCCAGATTACAGCCTCGGCAGAGAACCTCTTCCACAAGGGCCCAGGGATCACAGGAGCGGAAGACAATTGTCAAGGCCTGAACGGTTCTGAGGGTTCCTCCAGACCCACAAGCCATAGCCCTCCTGGGACTACAAATGACGTCCCAACCTTTGACACTACTGGACTGCTGACCACTGGTCCCTCTACAGCTACAAAGAACAATCCCCTCAAGCATCCCTCAGTCGATGTCCTGCAACCTTTAGGCTCTGAGACCTCAGGTCTCCCTCACCACACTTCCCTGacctggggccagcctggtcttaagCCGACCTGGCCCAGTCGGCATTTTGAGGAGCTGGTTCAGCAGCTAGCCAGACTGGATCCTTCTTTGAGTGACACTTTTGCTGCCCAGCCGGGTCCAGAGCCTCCTCTGGGTCTGCTGGATGGACTCTTTCCTGCCAACGCCGCCGCCGCCGAGGTCTTGGCTGCGATGAGGCCAGCCTGTGAGGACGCAGGAGAGGAGACCGCTGGAGCTTCGGAGGCAGG GTCCTGTGGAAGCCCCTTCACCCAGGAACTGCTGACTGCCCAGGAAGCATCAAGGTCGGAAAACTCTAACCCTCACCCTGTGCCTGACCAGTCAAATGACCAGGGACTCCCAAAACCAGACAGCATTCAGGCCAAGAAA GTGGAACTAGCCCACCTTCTCCAGAAGATGCTCCAGGATCTTCACACTGAGCAGGAGAGACTGCGGGGTAAGGCTGCAGACTGGACCCAATGTCACGAAGACCTGGAGGCTGCAGTGAGTCAAGCCTGTACACCCCGGGAGCTGGAGCGATTCCGTCAGTTCATGACTGATCTAGAGCGCGTGCTTGGTCTTCTGTTGCTGCTGGGCAGCCGCCTGGCCCGTGTGAACCTCGCCTTGGCCAGGGTGGGCGCAGACAGCGATCCTGATGAGAGG GCCTCGCTGCTGCAGCGACTGCGGCTTCTACAGCGACAGCAGGAGGACGCTAAGGAGCTGAAAGAGCACGTAGCGCGGCGGGAGCAAGCCCTTCGTCAGGTGTTGGAGCGGGAGCTGCCCGCAGAGCATCTGCGCTCCTATTGTGTGCTGCTGGCCGCCAAGGCCCGGATCCTATCCCAGCAGCGCAGCCTGGACGACCGAATCAGGTTCCTTAAGGAACAGCTGGACACCATCTGGAACGACTTCAGTTATTACCCCCTTTCTCCCAGACTGTCCTGGGCCCCAGGAATCTGTCCTCTGAATAAGCCACTTTTTCCTGCCACCCCTATCTAG
- the Shroom1 gene encoding protein Shroom1 isoform X3, whose product MEALGTGSGRTSPASATGSLDLRRLSTRADSAYSSFSAASGGPETHTPSPCTEILPYLDWDYVRVVWGSRSPTPRDAVLPTTQRPEPVVTGHSDPRPPEVQGSPGSLNRQDTPLLYALAAEAEAGALTAEPPSPPASRAAYRQRLQGAQRRVLRETSFQRKELRMSLPGRLRPAITTRPPTVHSRSASSSHEAGEAELARTAVRPLGVPGRGRLASQQRMCCFSEPGKLNRVGWSGGPTGEGLREACSTQELQRGAHAKSKRLLQETQSLSSVELDSPSVNLRSACRPAGRSQSISGEVMGRRTGSERTLATVQAVPQRTETPRPLLQIKFSRDLHASDQRSENDLIKKAGQITASAENLFHKGPGITGAEDNCQGLNGSEGSSRPTSHSPPGTTNDVPTFDTTGLLTTGPSTATKNNPLKHPSVDVLQPLGSETSGLPHHTSLTWGQPGLKPTWPSRHFEELVQQLARLDPSLSDTFAAQPGPEPPLGLLDGLFPANAAAAEVLAAMRPACEDAGEETAGASEAGSCGSPFTQELLTAQEASRSENSNPHPVPDQSNDQGLPKPDSIQAKKVELAHLLQKMLQDLHTEQERLRGKAADWTQCHEDLEAAVSQACTPRELERFRQFMTDLERVLGLLLLLGSRLARVNLALARVGADSDPDERASLLQRLRLLQRQQEDAKELKEHVARREQALRQVLERELPAEHLRSYCVLLAAKARILSQQRSLDDRIRFLKEQLDTIWNDFSYYPLSPRLSWAPGICPLNKPLFPATPI is encoded by the exons ATGGAGGCCCTGGGTACTGGGAGCGGCCGCACCTCCCCGGCCTCAGCCACTGGAAGCCTGGACTTGCGACGGCTGTCCACGCGCGCCGACTCGGCCTACAGCTCTTTCTCCGCGGCATCTGGTGGTCCGGAGACGCACACACCATCTCCTTGCACCGAGATCCTCCCTTACCTAGACTGGGACTACGTGCGTGTGGTTTGGGGCAGCAGATCCCCTACCCCGCGGGACGCTGTCCTTCCAACTACCCAGCGGCCCGAGCCAGTAGTCACTGGGCACAGTGACCCGCGGCCCCCAGAGGTCCAAGGAAGCCCGGGATCCCTGAACAGACAGGACACCCCGCTGCTGTACGCGTTGGCAGCCGAGGCTGAGGCTGGTGCACTCACCGCTGAGCCGCCCAGCCCCCCAGCCTCACGAGCCGCCTACCGCCAGCGGCTGCAGGGTGCGCAGCGACGAGTGCTGCGGGAGACGTCCTTCCAGCGAAAGGAGCTCCGCATGAGCCTGCCTGGGCGTCTGCGGCCCGCGATCACCACGCGGCCACCCACGGTGCACTCGCGCTCTGCCTCTAGCAGCCACGAGGCAGGAGAAGCGGAGCTGGCGCGCACCGCGGTCCGACCGCTGGGTGTTCCTGGCCGGGGGCGTCTGGCCAGCCAGCAGCGGATGTGCTGTTTCTCAGAGCCAGGCAAACTGAATCGCGTGGGTTGGAGCGGTGGACCCACGGGTGAGGGCTTGAGAGAGGCTTGTTCCACCCAGGAGTTGCAGCGTGGGGCGCACGCTAAGTCCAAAAGGCTGCTGCAGGAGACTCAGTCCCTAAGCTCAGTGGAGCTGGACTCGCCGTCCGTGAATCTTCGCAGTGCCTGTAGGCCTGCGGGTCGCAGTCAGAGCATATCAGGCGAGGTCATGGGTCGCCGCACGGGTTCAGAAAGGACTCTGGCCACTGTCCAG GCTGTTCCTCAAAGGACGGAAACCCCCAGACCTTTACTTCAGATCAAGTTTTCCAG GGATCTCCACGCCTCTGACCAGCGGTCTGAAAATGACCTAATTAAAAAAGCTGGCCAGATTACAGCCTCGGCAGAGAACCTCTTCCACAAGGGCCCAGGGATCACAGGAGCGGAAGACAATTGTCAAGGCCTGAACGGTTCTGAGGGTTCCTCCAGACCCACAAGCCATAGCCCTCCTGGGACTACAAATGACGTCCCAACCTTTGACACTACTGGACTGCTGACCACTGGTCCCTCTACAGCTACAAAGAACAATCCCCTCAAGCATCCCTCAGTCGATGTCCTGCAACCTTTAGGCTCTGAGACCTCAGGTCTCCCTCACCACACTTCCCTGacctggggccagcctggtcttaagCCGACCTGGCCCAGTCGGCATTTTGAGGAGCTGGTTCAGCAGCTAGCCAGACTGGATCCTTCTTTGAGTGACACTTTTGCTGCCCAGCCGGGTCCAGAGCCTCCTCTGGGTCTGCTGGATGGACTCTTTCCTGCCAACGCCGCCGCCGCCGAGGTCTTGGCTGCGATGAGGCCAGCCTGTGAGGACGCAGGAGAGGAGACCGCTGGAGCTTCGGAGGCAGG GTCCTGTGGAAGCCCCTTCACCCAGGAACTGCTGACTGCCCAGGAAGCATCAAGGTCGGAAAACTCTAACCCTCACCCTGTGCCTGACCAGTCAAATGACCAGGGACTCCCAAAACCAGACAGCATTCAGGCCAAGAAA GTGGAACTAGCCCACCTTCTCCAGAAGATGCTCCAGGATCTTCACACTGAGCAGGAGAGACTGCGGGGTAAGGCTGCAGACTGGACCCAATGTCACGAAGACCTGGAGGCTGCAGTGAGTCAAGCCTGTACACCCCGGGAGCTGGAGCGATTCCGTCAGTTCATGACTGATCTAGAGCGCGTGCTTGGTCTTCTGTTGCTGCTGGGCAGCCGCCTGGCCCGTGTGAACCTCGCCTTGGCCAGGGTGGGCGCAGACAGCGATCCTGATGAGAGG GCCTCGCTGCTGCAGCGACTGCGGCTTCTACAGCGACAGCAGGAGGACGCTAAGGAGCTGAAAGAGCACGTAGCGCGGCGGGAGCAAGCCCTTCGTCAGGTGTTGGAGCGGGAGCTGCCCGCAGAGCATCTGCGCTCCTATTGTGTGCTGCTGGCCGCCAAGGCCCGGATCCTATCCCAGCAGCGCAGCCTGGACGACCGAATCAGGTTCCTTAAGGAACAGCTGGACACCATCTGGAACGACTTCAGTTATTACCCCCTTTCTCCCAGACTGTCCTGGGCCCCAGGAATCTGTCCTCTGAATAAGCCACTTTTTCCTGCCACCCCTATCTAG